The sequence below is a genomic window from Actinokineospora baliensis.
CGCGTGGTCGCCAGCGACCAGGCCAGATCAGCGGGCTCGGCCTGGACCGCGAGCACCCGCTCAGCCAGCTCCCGCACCGCGTCCGCCGACCGTGCGGACAGCACCAGCGGTGTCACCGGCAGGTCGACCGACGGCGTCGCCTGGTCGGCCTCGACCGGGGCTTCCTCGATGATCACGTGCGCGTTGGTGCCGCTCACCCCGAACGACGACACGCCCGCGCGCCGGACCCGCTCACCCCGCGCCCACGGTCGGGCGGAGGTCAGCAGCGACACCGCGCCTGCGGACCAGTCGACCTGGTGGGACGGTTCGTCCACGTGCAGGGTCGCTGGCAGCACCTCGGCGGCAAGCGCCTGGATCACCTTGATCACGCCCGCGACACCGGCCGCGGCCTGCGTGTGCCCGATGTTGGACTTGACCGACCCCAACCACAGCGGCTCGGTCCGCCCCTGCCCGTAGGTGGCCAGCAGCGCCTGCGCCTCGATCGGGTCGCCGAGCACGGTCCCCGTCCCGTGCCCCTCGACGGCGTCCACATCGGACGGTCCGAGCCCGGCGGCGGACAGTGCGGACAGGATCACCCGTTGCTGCGACGGCCCGTTCGGCGCGGTCAGCCCGTTGGAGGCGCCGTCGGAGTTCACCGCCGACCCGCGCAGCACGGCCAACACCCGGTGCCCGTTGCGGCGGGCGTCGACCAGCCGCTCCAGCACCAGCACACCGACGCCCTCGGCCCAGCCGGTGCCGTCCGCGGCGTCGGCGAAGGACTTGCACCGGCCATCAGCGGCGAGCCCGCGCTGGCGGCTGAACTCGGTGAACACCCCGGCCGTGGCCATGACCGTCACACCACCGGCCAGCGCGAGCGTGCTCTCCCCGGTGCGCAGCGACTGGGCGGCCAGGTGCATCGCCACCAGCGACGACGAGCAGGCCGTGTCGATCGTGACCGCAGGACCCTCCAGACCGAGCGCGTAGGCGACCCGGCCCGAGGTGACCGCGGTCGCGCCGCCGGTGAGCAGGTAGCCCTCGGTGCCCTGCGGGTCACCCACCAGCAGCGACAGGTAGCTCTGGTCGTTCGTGCCCGCGAACACCCCGGTCCGGCTGCCGCGCAACGACTCCGGGTCGATGCCCGCGCGTTCGAGCGCCTCCCAGGACGCCCGCAGCAACAGCCGCTGCTGCGGGTCCATGGCCAGCGCCTCGCGCGGGGAGATGCCGAAGAACGCCGGGTCGAACTCGGCCGCGTCGGCGACGAAGCCGCCCTCGCTGACGTAGCTGGTGCCCGGCGTGTCGGGGTCGTCGGCGAAGCGGACGTCCCAGCCGCGGTCGTCCGGGAACGCGGTGATCCCGTCGCGGCCCTCGGACACCAGCCGCCACAGGTCTTCCGGCGAGGCGACCCCACCCGGGTAGTGGCAGGCCGTGCCGACGACGGCGATCGGCTCGCGCGCGCCCTCCTCGACCTCGCGCAGCCGGGCCTTGGTCTGCCGCAGGTCCGCCGTCACCAGTTTCAGGTAATCGCGGAGGGTCTCTTTGTCTGCCATCTACCAGGACCTCTCGGGCGGCGCACGACCGGCTGCGGACACACGGGAACCAACCCCGCGGGTATTTCCACATCTCCGCGCGACAACCCTAAAGACGGCGGTCCGCACTGGACAACCCCTAGCGGGCCCCTACTACCCGACCGCTACCGGGAACTGCAGCATCCCCCTGATAATAAAGGAATCCCGGCGCCGCACCTGACCGACCCGGCGCAGGTCCGGCAGCCGCCGCGCCACCGCGACCAACGCGATCTCGGCCTCGATCCTGGCCAGCGCGGCACCGAGGCAGAAATGGATTCCGGCGGAAAAGGACAACGTGTCCGGGCCGGATTCCCGGCCGATGTCGAAACGGTCCGGCGCCGAATAGACCTCGGGGTCCCGGTTCGCCGCGCCCGCGCAGATCGCCAGTTCCGCGCCAGCGGGCACGACGTGGCCGTCGAGTTCGACGTCGGTGTGCGCGATCCGCCGGTACTGCTGCACCGGCGTGTCGTAGCGCAGGGTCTCCTGCACGACAGCGGGCGCGAGCGCGGGGTCGTCCTTGAACCGGGCCCACTGCTCGGGGGCACCCAGGAGCGCGCGCACCGCGTTGCCGATGAGGTTGACCGTGGTCTCGGTGCCCGCCAGCGGCAGGAACATGCACAGCGGCACCAATTCGTCCATCGCCAGCCGACCGTCGTCCACCGCGGGCAGCAGGTCGCTGATCAGGTCGTCGCCCGGCTCGACCCGGCGCAGCGCGACGATATCGGTGAACATCACCGTCATCTCGGCGATCGCGGCCCGCACGTCCCTGGCGACCTCGACCGAGGCGACCCCGTCGAGCAGGTAGGCCATCCGCCTGCTCAGCTGGAAGAACAGCCGCCGGTGCCGCTCGGGGATGCCGACGAGGTCGCCGATCACCCGCAGCGGCAACTGCTGGGCGAAGGCGCTCATGAAGTTGAACTCCGCGCGCCCGGCCAGGATCCGGTCGATCAGCTCGTCGCACACCCGCTCGGCGACCGGCAGCCACTTCTGCAGCCGACGCGGGTTGAGCGAGGGCACCGACAGCTTGCGCAACCGCGTGTGCTCCGGCGGGTCGAGGCCGAGCATCGAGTTGTCGAACGGCATGAACTCCGGCGCCTTGGTGCCGTCAGCGCGGCGCACGCCGAAACGCTTGTCCCGCAACACCTTGTTGGCCAGCCGGTAGCTCGCGGTCACCCAGACGCCGAGTCCGCTCAGGTGCAGCGGCCCCCGCGCGCGCACCTGCTCGTAGAGCGGGTACGGGTCTTCCGGCGCGCGCAGCAGCAACGCGTACGGGTCGCCGCGGTCGCTCACGGCGCGCAAGTGGTCCTGCCACAACGCCATCTGCGCCCGCGCCTGTCGATCCGCGAGGTCGGTCATGTTCCCCTCCCGCGCCACGCTAGACCGCGGTTCCCCCCTAGCTTCAACCCCTAGCCCCATTGCGCCGTTCCGGTTCTTCACGCTCCGGGCGCCGTGGACATCCCGCGCTGGTGCTGCTAGGGGTTGCCCGGTGTCACCGGCTGCCGGCACCTTGGCCATGAGGCGCCGGAAAGTTCCCAACGCCCGCGCGCGGAGAGGAAGCCGGAGGCCATGGGCGGGCTCGGTCGCGCGGGGGACGCCCGTGGGTGATTCGTGGGTGTACCGGCTCCGGTCGGCGCCGCGGCCGAGGTGCAGGTTGGTGTGCTTCCCACCGGAGGGCGCCTCGGCGACGTTCTTCTTGCAGCTGGCCCAATCCATCGCGCGGCCGGTCGAGGTGCTCGGCGTGCAGTACCCGGGCCGCCGCGACCGCCGCCACGAACCGTCGATCACCTCCGTACCCGGCCTCGCCGACGGCGTCAGCTCCGAACTCGCCTGCCGGGCGGACCTGCCGATCGCCTTCCTCGGCCACGGCCTCGGCGCCGCGGTCGCCTTCGAGACCGCCGTGCGCGCCGAACGCGCGGGCCACCGCCCCGTGGCCCTGTTCGCCTCCGGCGCCCCGAGCCCGTCGCGCCTCGGTACCGCCGCCTACGTCGACACCGGCGAGTTCACCGAACCCACCCGGTTCCCCGCCCCCACCCCCCTGGCCACCCTGCACGGCGACCAGCGCGCCAGCGAAACCTACCGCTGGCGCCCCCAAGACCGCGTCTCCTGCCACATCCTCGCCATGATCGGCGACACCGACCCGGCCGCCACCCACGCCGACGCGTGGAGTGAAGTCACCACCGGCTGGTTCGAACTCCAACTCTTCTCCGGCGACCGCGGCTACCTGACGACGTTCGTGTCCACAGTGGCCAATACGGTGTCGGAGCGCATCACCGCCCTGTGCAAGTCCGCGAGCTCACCGGCAGCGGACTGACCGACGGCGGAACTTGGGTGCGCGGAGAAGTTGGCGCGGCCGGGGGCGGCGCCTAAGCGGCCTGCGGGTCGACGGTAGGGCGGGGTCGGGGCGGCGCCTAAGCGGCCTGCGGGTCGACGGTAGGGCGGGGTCGGCTCGCCTTCGGCATTGCGCTGGACCCGGGGTGGGTTGGGTGTGCTCGATGGGGCGAACTTGTTTTGCGCGGGGCCCCTACGCCAGCCGTGGCAGGACCGCAAAAGCCGGGGCCGAAAAGCATGGCCCTGTCCGCGCACAACGCTACGACTGCCGCCACCCCACGCAAAACAAGTCCGCCCCATCGAGCAGTTGGCACCTCGGGTTCCTGGGAGCGGTGGTGCGGCGAGCTGAGCAGCCCTTGACACCGGAGCCGATCGGCAGCCCACCCAGGTGGTCGGAGCGCCGCCGAGGCGGGCGGCGGAGCGATCTCCAGCCACTGCGGGGACCGCGACACCCGGCCCTGGATCCACAGTGGCCCAGACGGTGTCGGAGCGCATCAGCGTGAGTCGGCAGGCCTGCCGACCGCCCGCTGCTCACATGGTCGGTGTGCGGTTGAGTTCGGTGGTGCGTCCGGTGTGGATGGCCAGGCCTGCTGGGAGGTCGGAGCGCTTGCGGACGCCGAGTTTTCGGTAGATCTTCGTCAGGTGTTGTTCCACCGTGCTGATCGTGATGTAGAGCTTGTGCGCGATCTCCCGGTTGGTGTGGCCGAGCGCGGCCAGCGTGGCCACCCGGTGTTCGGCGTCGCTCAGGGTTGAGGCGGCGTGGTCGGTGTGGTCCGGGCGGCGGGCGGGGACCCTGTCCAAGAGGCCTCGGACACCACACGCCGTCGCTTCGTCTGCGGCGGTTTTGGCTATTCGGCGGGCTCGGCCCGCGTCGCCCCGGGTGGCTATGGCGGAGGAGAGTTCGGCCAGGGCCACGGCGGCGGCGTAGCGGTCGCCGGTGGCGCGGAACGACTCGGCGACCTCGTGCAGCAGGCGCACCGGGTGGTGGCCCGCCAGGGCGATGATCCGCATCGAGCGGGCCCGGGTGTGGCGGGCGGCCGCGGCGGGCAGGTCGGCTTGCGCGCGGGCGAGGTGCGCGGCGGCGCGGCCTCGGCCCAGGCGGAGGTGGGCTTCGGCGAGGTCGGTGCGCCACGGGACCAGTGCGGGCAGGTCGACACCGGCCGCGGCCAGGACGCGGCCGCAGGCTTGGAAGTCCGCGATGGCGGCGAGCACGCGGTCCGAGGCGAGGTAGTGGTGCCCGCGGGCCCGCAGGTACCGCGCGCCGACCACCGTGCCGGTCATGCCGTCGGGGACCACCTCGCGCAGCGCGGCGCTCTCGGCGTTGCCCATCGCCGTGTCGGCGGCGATCATCGTCGACAGCGGTAGACCTATCAGCACGCCCCACGACCGGGCGGGCAGCAGGGCCAGGCTGCGCCGTGCCGTGTCCCGCGCGGTGCGGATCGCGCCCTGCCGCAGTTCGACCTCGGCGCGCACCGCGCCCAGCAGCGCCGACCACGTGGTCGCGCGCCGCCGCTCGGCCTCGCCGACCAGGTCCGCGCACCAGCGTTCCGCCAGGTCGACCCGGTCGGCCATCAGCAACGCGGTCACCGCCGAGGCCAGCACCTCCAGGGTCCGGTCCCCCAGCGGGCACCCGTGCAGCACGCGCTCCGCGTCGGCGACGACGTCGGGCAACGCGCCGCGGACGAGCCCGGGGACCAGTGCGGCGGCGGCCCGTTCCCAGGACCGCGTCACCCGCACCGACGGCGACGTGCCGCGGATCCACTCGTTGGCCAACGCCATCCCGACGTCGTCGTGGACCTTGCCGGGGTCGTTGTGCCACAAAGTGAACCGCAGCGCCACCGCGGGGTCCACTTCGGACAGATGGGGGCTCTCCCCCGGGTTGTGCCGCCACACCGCGCCTGCCAGGTCGGCGGCGGTCTGCTCGCGGACGCGGCCCGAGGTCATCGGCAGCGCCCGCTGCAGGCACCGCACCGCGAACTCGCCCCGGTCGGTCGCGATCGCGTCCAGCGCGGCCGACCTCAGCACCGGGACCACCCAGTCGGGCAGGTCGGTGCCCGCGGCGACCACGAGCCGGGCCACCTCGACCGGTCGCGCGCGGCGCTGGTGCAGGACCCGGGCCGCGCGCAGGTGTAATCGGGCCGATTCGACCGGCGGCAGGCCGTCGAGCACCGCGGAGCGGACCGCGTCGTGGCGCAGCCGCCAACCGACCAGCACCCCCGCGGAGGTGAGCACACCGGTCAGCCGCGCGGCCGCCGTCTCGGTCTGGTCGGTCAGCTCCGCGATCGCCGCGGGCGAGGACCACGACCCCAACACCGCCAGCGCCCTGGCGACGGCGAGCAGCCTGGGCTCCCAGCGGTGCAGGCAGGCGACCACGGCTTGGCGGAAGGCGAACCCGGGCTCGGCCGCGGCCGGGTCGTCCTGGTTGTCGGCGAGCATGGCGTGCAGCAGCAGCGGGTTGCCGCCGGTGGCCCGGTGGTACGCGGGGGCCGCGCTGTCGTCACCGGTGCGGGCGCGCAGGAACTCGGCGACGCCGTGCTCGGTGAGCAGGCCGAGCCGCAGCCGGTGGTCGGCGTGCGTGGTCAGTTCACCCGATAGGGGCTCCCAGTCGGTCACCACGACCAGCACGGGTAACCCGGTCGCGCGCTCGCGCACCTGCCCGAGCAGCCGCAGCGACGCCGCGTCCACGTGTTGGACGTCGTCGACAACCAGCACCACTGGCCGCTTCCGGGCTTCGGCGAGCACCCGGTCGGTGAACTCGCCGTCGCCGGGGAGACCGGACTCGAGCTGCCGCACCGCGCCGAGGGGGATCTCCCGCTCCTCGCGCGAGCCGGACGCCGTCAGCAGCAGTGCCCCGGAGGCGCCGAGGCGGTCGACGAACAGGTCGAGCAGGCTCGTCTTGCCGCTGGCGGGCCCGCCGACGACGGCGACCACCCGCACCCCGCCCAGCGCGCACTCGGCGAGGTGGCCCACCAACGCCTCGACCGCGTTGTCGCGTTCGACCAGCCGCCGTTGGACCGACTGGCGTTCGACCAGTGTCATCCGGCCTTCCCTCCACACCCGGCGAGCGGCGTCCGACGGGGGAATCTACTCCCGCCGCGGGCTGTCGGAGAAGTGACCGGGCGAGCCGGATCATTGCCGAACAGATATTTTCCCGTTAACGCCACGCGGCCGGACGACTTTCGTCATCATGGGGTCGAATAGGGGTGTCCAGGGGTGGACAACGGGACTCGGCAACCAACCTACCCGCAGGTCAGAACCGGCGGTTTCCCCGGAACGGGGAACGTGGGGCGAGCTGGTCCGGTTAGGGCGGGATAGGGGGTTGTCGGCTTCGGGTCGCCCCTGGGATCGTCGGAAATCCCGGAGCCGGGTGGGGGGAAACAGCCATGACAGTTGTCGCCGGACATTCCCGTGGGGATAGCGCGCACACGCCTGACCCGCGTGAACCGCGAGAGCGGCTGGCGCGGTTGCTCGACGAGGGCAGCGCGGTGGACCTGAGCGACACGGGCCCCGAGACGACCGCGGTGACCGCTGTGCGGGGCCGGATCAACGGTGCCCCGGTGGTCGCCTACTGCACCGACGCGACCAACCGCGGCGGCTCGCTCGGCGCCGCGGAGGCCGACCGCATCATCGTCGCCATCGACCTGGCCGTGCGGCTGCGCGTGCCGGTGATCGGCGTGTGGCACTCCGGCGGCGCCAAGCTCGCCGACGGCGTGGAGTCCATGGACGGGGTCGGGCGGATGTTCGCCGCGATGACCCGCGCGTCCGGCCGGATCCCGCAGCTGTCGGTCGTGGTCGGCCCGGCGGCGGGCGCGGCGGCCTACGGACCCGCGCTCACCGACCTGGTGATCATGTCCACCGGCGGCAGGGTGTTCGTGACCGGCCCGGATGTGGTGCGCAGCGTCACCGGCGAGCAGGTCGACATGGAGGGCCTCGGCGGGGTCGAGGCGCACGGCCGCCGCTCCGGCGTGGTGCACGTGACCGTCGGCAACGAGGACGAGGCCTACGCCAGGGCCCGCGCGATCACCACGCTGTTCACCCGCCCCGGCCTGCTCGACGTGCGCGCGGTCGGCGCGCCGAGGCAGCTGCGGGACCTGCTGCCGGAGTCCGCCAAGCGCGCCTACGACGTGCGGCCGCTGGTCAAGGCCGTCCTCGACGACGGTGCCTTCGAGGAGTTGCAGGCGCGTTGGGCGCCCAACATCGTGGTCGGCCTGGGCAGGCTCGCGGGCCGCGCGATCGGTGTGATCGCGAACAACCCGCTGCGCAAGGGCGGCTGCCTGGACTCGCTGTCGGCGGAGAAGGCCTCGCGGTTCGTGCGGATGTGCGACAGCTTCGGGATCCCGCTGCTGGTCATGGTCGACGTACCCGGGTACCTGCCAGGCGTTGGGCAGGAGTGGGGCGGGGTGGTTCGCCGCGGCGCGAAGCTGCTGCACGCCTTCGCCGAGGCCGCCGTACCTAGGGTCACCCTGATCACGCGTAAGGCCTATGGCGGCGCGTACATCGCGATGAACTCCCGTTCGCTGGGCGCGACCGCGGTGTTCGCCTGGCCGGGGGCCGAGGTCGCGGTGATGGGTGCGGAGGCGGCTGTCGGGATCCTGCACCGCAAGAAGCTCGCCGCCGTCGAGGAGCCGGAGCGGGAGTCGCTGCGGGCCACGCTGGTGCTCGAGCAGCAGCGCACCGCGGGCGGCGTGGACCGGGCGATGGCGTTGGGCGTGGTCGACGAGGTGATCGAGCCCGAGCAGACCCGCGCCCGGCTCGCCAAGGCGTTCGCCGAGGCCCCCGCCGGTCGCGGCCACCATGGCAACATCCCCCTGTAGGACTCGCAGGGGAGAGGGGATCGAGGGATGAGCACGGACCTGTGGCTGCGCCGGTTCCACCCGGCACCGGAGGCGGCCACGCGGCTGTTGTGCCTACCGCACGCGGGTGGGTCTGCCAGCTACTTCTTCCCGGTGTCGCGCGCGCTGACCCCCTCGGTCGAGGTGGTGGCCGTGCAGTACCCGGGGCGCCAGGACCGGCGGCAGGAGCCGTGCGTGGAGACGGTCGGTGAGCTCGCCGACCAGATCGCGGACGTGCTGCCGCCGTACCTGGACAAGCCGCTGACCATCTTCGGGCACAGCATGGGCGCCTCCGTGGGCTTCGAGCTCGCGCTGCGGCTGCAACACCGCGGGACGGTCGTGCACGGTCTGGTCGTGTCCGGTCGCCGCGCCCCGTCCGCGCTGCGCGACGAGCGGATCCACGAACTCGACGACAACGGGCTGATCACCGAGATCAAGCGGCTCGACGGCACCGAGACCCAACTGCTCGACGACGACGAGATCCTGCGCATGGTCCTGCCGTCGATCCGCGCCGACTACAAGGCCGCCGAGACCTATAGGCGCACCGAAGGTCCGCGCCTGCAGGCACGGGTACTGGCGCTGACCGGCGACAGCGACCCGAAGGCGACGTTGGCCGAGGTCGACAAGTGGGCCGAACACACCGACGGCGGGTACGAGCGCGAGGTCTACCCGGGCGGGCACTTCTACCTCAACAAGCACGTGCCCGCGGTGCTCGACCGGATCCGCGCCCACATCAACGCCCTGTCCACAGTGGAGTAGCCGGGCGGGAGGGTGGGTCGCGGCCCGCCCTCCCGCACGTGCGAGGCTCACCGGGTCCGCAGTCGGAGCCTGGGAGCGGTAGCGATGATCGACGGGTTGTCCCCCACCCTGACCTGGGTCGCGGTCGGGGCGGCGGTGTGGGCGCTGGTGCTCGTGCTGCTCAACCGGCCGCTGTCGCTCGACCGCGCCGACAGCCGGGCCTACCTGGGGCTGTTGGCGCTGGTGGAGCTCGGTCTGCTCGCGCAGGCCGTCCTGGGGTTCGTCAAACTCGCGGGCGCCGACCACGACGTGCCCGCCCTCTCCTACGGCGGCTACCTGCTGGGTTCGCTGCTGATCCTGCCCGTCGCGGTGTTCTGGTCGCTGGCCGAGCGCACCAGGTGGGGCACGGCGGTGCTGGTCGTCGGCGCCCTGGTGATCCCGGTGATGATCGTGCGGCTCGACCAGGTGTGGACCCGTGGCTGAGCCGACCACCGACAACCCCACCCGCTCCGGACCGGGGCGGCTGCTGATCGCCGTCTACGCGGTCTTCGCGCTGGCCGCCTGCGCCCGCTCCGGGTCGCAGATCGCGACCCATTTCGACCGGGCGCCGTTGGCCTACCTGCTGTCCGCCTTCGCCGCCGCGGTCTACGTCGTGGCGACCGCGTGCCTGGCGGCCGGTACCCGCACCTCGCGCCGGATCGCGGTCGCGTCCTGCGTTGTGGAACTGCTCGGCGTACTGGCGGTCGGAACATCGAGCCTGGTCGTGCCGAGTGCATTTCCGGACGCGACCGTGTGGTCGGCATTCGGTATGGGATACGGTTTCATCCCGGTAGCGCTCCCCGTTCTGGGATTGCTCTGGATCCGCCGTACCGCAAGGTGAACGCGATTCGGCCCAACCGGACGCCTGCGCATCGGACTAGGCCATTCGAGGACCATTCTCTTCACTCTTCGTAGTGGGAGAAGTAGGGTCATCCGGTGTCTCGCTCTGCGGCCGCCTGCCCGCGACGACCCCTGCGAATCGATCCCGCAACCCCTGGTACACCCCTAACCTGCGGCGACTTAAGGGGCTCTTGATGTTGTTGGTTGGCGATTAACCCACCACCGGGGTCTAACCCACCGTATTCGCTGCGACCGCCGGTCACAGGTTCATCGTCCCAGAAAGTTGTTGAATGTGAGTCAAACCAATCGGACTGCGGTACGGCTGGCGCCGCAACCGGATGCTCCACTTGGTCCACCCGGAAAGCGAAAACGCATCAACATCACGCATTGTTCACCGGAGCAATTGGCAAACCTTCCACAACCGCGG
It includes:
- a CDS encoding cytochrome P450, which encodes MTDLADRQARAQMALWQDHLRAVSDRGDPYALLLRAPEDPYPLYEQVRARGPLHLSGLGVWVTASYRLANKVLRDKRFGVRRADGTKAPEFMPFDNSMLGLDPPEHTRLRKLSVPSLNPRRLQKWLPVAERVCDELIDRILAGRAEFNFMSAFAQQLPLRVIGDLVGIPERHRRLFFQLSRRMAYLLDGVASVEVARDVRAAIAEMTVMFTDIVALRRVEPGDDLISDLLPAVDDGRLAMDELVPLCMFLPLAGTETTVNLIGNAVRALLGAPEQWARFKDDPALAPAVVQETLRYDTPVQQYRRIAHTDVELDGHVVPAGAELAICAGAANRDPEVYSAPDRFDIGRESGPDTLSFSAGIHFCLGAALARIEAEIALVAVARRLPDLRRVGQVRRRDSFIIRGMLQFPVAVG
- a CDS encoding thioesterase II family protein, with the translated sequence MCFPPEGASATFFLQLAQSIARPVEVLGVQYPGRRDRRHEPSITSVPGLADGVSSELACRADLPIAFLGHGLGAAVAFETAVRAERAGHRPVALFASGAPSPSRLGTAAYVDTGEFTEPTRFPAPTPLATLHGDQRASETYRWRPQDRVSCHILAMIGDTDPAATHADAWSEVTTGWFELQLFSGDRGYLTTFVSTVANTVSERITALCKSASSPAAD
- a CDS encoding helix-turn-helix transcriptional regulator; its protein translation is MTLVERQSVQRRLVERDNAVEALVGHLAECALGGVRVVAVVGGPASGKTSLLDLFVDRLGASGALLLTASGSREEREIPLGAVRQLESGLPGDGEFTDRVLAEARKRPVVLVVDDVQHVDAASLRLLGQVRERATGLPVLVVVTDWEPLSGELTTHADHRLRLGLLTEHGVAEFLRARTGDDSAAPAYHRATGGNPLLLHAMLADNQDDPAAAEPGFAFRQAVVACLHRWEPRLLAVARALAVLGSWSSPAAIAELTDQTETAAARLTGVLTSAGVLVGWRLRHDAVRSAVLDGLPPVESARLHLRAARVLHQRRARPVEVARLVVAAGTDLPDWVVPVLRSAALDAIATDRGEFAVRCLQRALPMTSGRVREQTAADLAGAVWRHNPGESPHLSEVDPAVALRFTLWHNDPGKVHDDVGMALANEWIRGTSPSVRVTRSWERAAAALVPGLVRGALPDVVADAERVLHGCPLGDRTLEVLASAVTALLMADRVDLAERWCADLVGEAERRRATTWSALLGAVRAEVELRQGAIRTARDTARRSLALLPARSWGVLIGLPLSTMIAADTAMGNAESAALREVVPDGMTGTVVGARYLRARGHHYLASDRVLAAIADFQACGRVLAAAGVDLPALVPWRTDLAEAHLRLGRGRAAAHLARAQADLPAAAARHTRARSMRIIALAGHHPVRLLHEVAESFRATGDRYAAAVALAELSSAIATRGDAGRARRIAKTAADEATACGVRGLLDRVPARRPDHTDHAASTLSDAEHRVATLAALGHTNREIAHKLYITISTVEQHLTKIYRKLGVRKRSDLPAGLAIHTGRTTELNRTPTM
- a CDS encoding acyl-CoA carboxylase subunit beta — encoded protein: MTVVAGHSRGDSAHTPDPREPRERLARLLDEGSAVDLSDTGPETTAVTAVRGRINGAPVVAYCTDATNRGGSLGAAEADRIIVAIDLAVRLRVPVIGVWHSGGAKLADGVESMDGVGRMFAAMTRASGRIPQLSVVVGPAAGAAAYGPALTDLVIMSTGGRVFVTGPDVVRSVTGEQVDMEGLGGVEAHGRRSGVVHVTVGNEDEAYARARAITTLFTRPGLLDVRAVGAPRQLRDLLPESAKRAYDVRPLVKAVLDDGAFEELQARWAPNIVVGLGRLAGRAIGVIANNPLRKGGCLDSLSAEKASRFVRMCDSFGIPLLVMVDVPGYLPGVGQEWGGVVRRGAKLLHAFAEAAVPRVTLITRKAYGGAYIAMNSRSLGATAVFAWPGAEVAVMGAEAAVGILHRKKLAAVEEPERESLRATLVLEQQRTAGGVDRAMALGVVDEVIEPEQTRARLAKAFAEAPAGRGHHGNIPL
- a CDS encoding thioesterase II family protein, whose product is MSTDLWLRRFHPAPEAATRLLCLPHAGGSASYFFPVSRALTPSVEVVAVQYPGRQDRRQEPCVETVGELADQIADVLPPYLDKPLTIFGHSMGASVGFELALRLQHRGTVVHGLVVSGRRAPSALRDERIHELDDNGLITEIKRLDGTETQLLDDDEILRMVLPSIRADYKAAETYRRTEGPRLQARVLALTGDSDPKATLAEVDKWAEHTDGGYEREVYPGGHFYLNKHVPAVLDRIRAHINALSTVE